Proteins from a genomic interval of Rhodococcoides fascians A25f:
- a CDS encoding lipopolysaccharide biosynthesis protein, protein MVEVNGNLIKAGVAALWTYGGRGIGLLWTVALIAKLGISDYGQYAMAFALAAILAAPLDHPFTVRSIRVSEREFLGERTTRVLAGAVLIVGGLCLVQVSYIAWFALVIGGGELVFNAYKSRALRDGRPDLTQRLDTTRQATSIALATAYLFAVPDPSLTEASLLYAAPYFVIALLAALQTRVAAPRIPGSWREMSMLFSENLANAVYIQGDVLLLGFLTDSTIAGYYSVAAVTAWAVAFIGQAFGSTFHEKLRAADGLVSAGPALKHTAILGAAAGSLLLAAGIVLFFTPASPQIAGALVVMSLFVVMRVMNHVFTTVLYLQHRDRTRVLAAATLAPLKMVLVLCLFPFGAVGAAVASVITDAVLLVWFMRALYRDPVKEEVTQ, encoded by the coding sequence GTGGTCGAAGTGAACGGCAATCTGATCAAGGCCGGGGTCGCCGCCCTGTGGACCTACGGCGGGCGCGGAATCGGCCTGCTGTGGACAGTCGCGCTGATCGCCAAGCTGGGGATCAGCGACTACGGCCAATACGCCATGGCGTTCGCACTGGCCGCGATCCTCGCCGCACCCCTGGATCACCCGTTCACCGTGCGCTCCATCCGCGTGAGCGAACGAGAGTTCCTGGGCGAGCGCACCACTCGTGTGCTGGCCGGCGCCGTACTGATCGTCGGCGGACTGTGCCTGGTGCAGGTGAGCTACATCGCCTGGTTCGCTCTCGTCATCGGCGGCGGCGAGTTGGTCTTCAATGCCTACAAGAGCAGGGCATTACGCGACGGCCGTCCTGATCTGACACAGCGCCTGGACACCACTCGCCAAGCGACCTCCATCGCGCTCGCAACGGCGTACCTGTTCGCCGTTCCGGACCCGTCGCTGACGGAGGCCAGCCTGCTCTACGCTGCGCCGTACTTCGTCATCGCGCTGCTGGCCGCGCTGCAGACCCGAGTCGCGGCACCGCGCATCCCCGGATCGTGGCGCGAGATGTCGATGCTGTTCTCGGAGAACCTCGCCAACGCGGTCTACATCCAGGGCGACGTGCTGCTGCTCGGCTTCCTCACCGACTCGACGATCGCCGGGTACTACTCCGTCGCTGCGGTGACGGCCTGGGCCGTGGCCTTCATCGGGCAGGCCTTCGGCAGCACCTTCCACGAGAAGCTGCGCGCAGCAGACGGATTGGTCAGTGCCGGTCCGGCGTTGAAGCACACGGCGATTCTCGGCGCTGCCGCTGGATCTCTGCTGTTGGCGGCCGGAATCGTACTGTTCTTCACTCCGGCATCCCCGCAAATTGCCGGCGCTCTGGTGGTGATGTCCCTGTTCGTGGTGATGCGGGTGATGAACCACGTGTTCACCACCGTGCTGTACCTCCAGCATCGCGACCGCACGCGGGTGCTGGCTGCCGCAACACTCGCGCCGCTGAAGATGGTGCTCGTGTTGTGCCTGTTCCCCTTCGGTGCCGTCGGCGCAGCCGTGGCGTCGGTGATCACCGATGCCGTGCTCCTCGTCTGGTTCATGCGCGCCCTGTACCGAGATCCGGTGAAAGAAGAAGTGACGCAATGA
- a CDS encoding glycosyltransferase yields MRRATFLLSKDPVTEHGGDIALSRLMMQLAREAFEVRSICLSKETDVAPDVVRVPKPKVDVGLLAKSLRPTRSVVHGRYDVDAFRDAIDASTSDVYVAEHSYMAESFLRSAKLGSPFAINTVNTESQVWKVTRGLIGRIEAPRILRDEIRVARAADAVGTYDADEAQMYRDKGVRDARWIDLTLEPAPQLNLAETAQRLVFMGTRDWPPNQEAFKIALEYWPAISAGIDGAELCIIGAKAPGAKDPVYPAGVRDLGFVDDLQEFLGTCRALIAPVATGGGVRVKILDAASKGLPVVGTSAAVGSLDSIFELPTFDDKEQFVAECRRYLLDRTAAVKAGERIYELNTARWHDRIPHSTVESLIGAPLTRTLG; encoded by the coding sequence ATGAGACGCGCAACCTTCCTGCTGTCCAAGGACCCCGTCACCGAACACGGTGGCGACATCGCATTGTCTCGCTTGATGATGCAGCTGGCCCGCGAGGCCTTCGAGGTGCGCTCGATCTGCCTGTCCAAGGAGACCGATGTAGCCCCCGACGTCGTCCGCGTTCCCAAACCGAAGGTCGATGTCGGTTTGCTGGCGAAGTCGCTGAGGCCGACCCGCTCGGTGGTACACGGGCGCTACGACGTCGACGCCTTCCGTGATGCGATCGACGCATCGACCTCGGATGTGTATGTGGCCGAACACAGTTACATGGCCGAGTCGTTTCTGCGCTCGGCCAAACTGGGGTCACCGTTCGCGATCAACACCGTCAACACCGAATCGCAGGTATGGAAGGTGACGCGCGGATTGATCGGCCGCATCGAGGCACCGCGCATCCTGCGCGACGAGATTCGCGTCGCACGCGCAGCGGATGCCGTCGGGACGTACGACGCCGACGAGGCGCAGATGTACCGAGACAAAGGTGTGCGTGACGCTCGCTGGATCGACCTCACCCTCGAACCCGCGCCGCAGCTGAATCTGGCCGAGACCGCACAACGTCTGGTGTTCATGGGCACTCGCGACTGGCCGCCGAACCAGGAGGCCTTCAAGATCGCTCTGGAGTACTGGCCGGCCATCTCTGCGGGCATCGACGGTGCCGAGCTGTGCATCATCGGCGCTAAGGCCCCGGGTGCCAAGGATCCCGTCTATCCGGCCGGAGTTCGCGACCTCGGTTTCGTCGACGACCTGCAGGAATTCCTCGGCACCTGCCGCGCTCTGATCGCACCCGTCGCCACCGGCGGCGGCGTACGCGTCAAGATCCTCGACGCCGCGAGCAAAGGCCTACCCGTCGTCGGAACCTCCGCGGCCGTCGGATCCCTCGACTCGATCTTCGAGCTGCCCACCTTCGACGACAAAGAGCAGTTCGTCGCCGAATGCCGCCGCTACCTGCTCGATCGCACCGCAGCCGTCAAGGCAGGCGAGCGCATCTACGAACTGAACACCGCACGGTGGCACGACCGCATCCCCCACTCCACCGTGGAGTCACTGATCGGTGCTCCGCTGACACGCACCCTAGGATGA
- a CDS encoding TetR/AcrR family transcriptional regulator → MTNTKPASARRSDALSKERIVQAAIEMLDEGGTDALTFRTLAARLSTGPGALYHHVGNRDDLLAATATAVMASAFEPIPENEAAEPGVRGLTMRMFDVITTRPWVATQLAAAPWQPAVMHLFDRIGTELDTQGVPERAQFDAASVLLYHVLGVASQRDAGMQLPATVTDRAAFLDSTRTAVTDSGDYPFLTRIASQFAGHDDRKQFQAGVDIILAGIDRG, encoded by the coding sequence ATGACGAACACGAAGCCGGCATCAGCTCGACGTTCCGATGCTCTGTCGAAAGAGCGCATCGTGCAGGCAGCGATCGAGATGCTCGATGAGGGTGGCACCGACGCTCTGACGTTTCGGACCCTTGCCGCACGCCTGTCCACGGGCCCCGGAGCGCTCTATCACCATGTCGGCAACAGGGACGATCTGCTCGCGGCAACGGCAACAGCAGTCATGGCATCGGCGTTCGAGCCAATCCCCGAGAACGAGGCGGCAGAACCGGGTGTTCGCGGCCTGACAATGAGAATGTTCGACGTGATCACCACGAGGCCATGGGTGGCAACACAACTCGCCGCCGCGCCGTGGCAGCCGGCCGTCATGCATCTCTTCGACCGCATCGGAACCGAACTAGACACACAGGGAGTTCCCGAACGTGCGCAATTCGACGCCGCATCCGTCCTTCTGTACCACGTTCTCGGGGTTGCGAGTCAACGCGATGCCGGGATGCAACTGCCCGCGACGGTGACGGACCGCGCAGCATTTCTCGACTCCACGCGCACAGCGGTGACGGACTCCGGCGACTATCCGTTCCTGACCCGCATCGCGTCGCAGTTCGCAGGCCACGACGACCGAAAGCAGTTCCAGGCCGGAGTCGACATCATCCTGGCCGGCATCGACCGAGGTTGA
- a CDS encoding FAD-dependent oxidoreductase, whose translation MNTSISIIGAGLGGLVLARVLHVHGIAATVYEADSAAEARTQGGQLDIHENDGQVALAEAGLTEQFRAIIHEGGEATRVLRPNGEALLDEPDDGTGGRPEVLRGDLRRILLDSLPADTVQWGHKLTSVRPLGNGQHEIEFENGTTTVSDLLVGADGAWSRVRSLLSAAVPEYVGTVFIETYLHDVDVRHPATARAVGGGAMFALTPGKGITVHREAGNILHTYVQLNRSADWIDSIDFSDAASAKATVAAEFDGWAPELTELITGGETALVPRRIFTLPNDHHWDHTSGVTLLGDAAHLMPPSGDGANLAMFDGAELARAISDHRGDIDAALSAFEKAMFTRSEAVAVQAHETLDLCLGERSPFGLIDLVTGVTNGV comes from the coding sequence ATGAATACATCCATCTCGATCATCGGTGCAGGGCTCGGCGGCTTGGTGCTGGCACGGGTTCTGCACGTGCATGGAATCGCCGCCACGGTGTACGAGGCCGACTCCGCGGCCGAAGCTCGCACACAAGGCGGACAGCTCGACATCCACGAGAACGACGGGCAAGTCGCCCTCGCCGAAGCCGGGCTGACAGAGCAGTTCCGCGCCATTATTCACGAGGGTGGCGAAGCGACTCGCGTCCTACGCCCGAACGGCGAGGCTCTGCTCGACGAACCCGACGACGGCACCGGAGGCCGACCGGAGGTGCTGCGCGGCGATCTGCGACGCATCCTGCTCGACTCACTGCCGGCCGACACCGTTCAGTGGGGCCACAAGCTCACCTCCGTCCGCCCGCTGGGCAATGGGCAACACGAAATCGAGTTCGAGAACGGAACCACCACAGTCAGTGATCTGCTCGTCGGCGCCGACGGCGCGTGGTCACGAGTCCGATCCCTGCTCTCCGCCGCCGTGCCCGAGTATGTGGGCACGGTCTTCATCGAGACCTACCTCCACGACGTCGACGTACGCCACCCCGCCACGGCCCGCGCAGTCGGCGGTGGTGCGATGTTCGCTCTCACGCCGGGTAAGGGAATCACCGTGCATCGCGAGGCGGGCAACATCCTGCACACCTACGTTCAACTCAACCGCAGCGCCGACTGGATCGACTCGATCGATTTCTCCGACGCGGCCTCCGCCAAAGCAACGGTCGCAGCCGAGTTCGACGGGTGGGCACCGGAATTGACGGAATTGATCACCGGCGGGGAAACCGCGCTGGTTCCCCGCAGGATCTTCACGCTGCCCAACGACCACCACTGGGACCACACATCGGGAGTGACACTCTTGGGCGACGCCGCACACCTGATGCCGCCGTCGGGAGACGGTGCGAATCTGGCGATGTTCGACGGTGCCGAACTCGCTCGCGCGATCTCCGATCACCGCGGCGACATCGACGCAGCCTTGTCGGCGTTCGAGAAGGCCATGTTCACACGAAGTGAAGCGGTGGCCGTGCAGGCACATGAAACGCTCGATCTGTGTCTCGGGGAACGATCCCCGTTCGGGCTGATCGACCTGGTCACTGGTGTTACCAACGGGGTGTAA
- a CDS encoding CGNR zinc finger domain-containing protein, whose amino-acid sequence MQPLLDDYTQGAAFATELVNTSPTVWVVAGDQLSDPDALRSFLVENGIDTAVLDEGDLQKVRALRERLRAILDASSPGDIVDLTHELLSTVPHHVELVEVDGNGWRWQATTDGVGTAAQELTVFTGYALLSALRMLGFERFRACASPTCNGVFVDVSRGGRRRYCMPGLCGNRINVANHRQRRNMLGDK is encoded by the coding sequence GTGCAACCCCTTTTGGACGATTACACCCAAGGTGCCGCGTTCGCGACCGAGTTGGTGAACACGTCACCGACGGTGTGGGTGGTCGCCGGCGACCAGTTGAGCGATCCTGATGCCCTGCGCTCGTTCCTGGTCGAGAACGGCATCGACACGGCAGTGCTCGACGAAGGCGATCTGCAGAAGGTCAGGGCTCTCCGCGAGCGCCTTCGAGCGATCCTCGACGCCTCCTCGCCGGGCGACATAGTCGACCTCACGCATGAGCTGCTGTCGACGGTTCCGCATCACGTCGAACTCGTCGAAGTGGACGGCAACGGATGGCGCTGGCAGGCAACAACCGATGGCGTCGGGACGGCGGCGCAGGAGCTGACGGTGTTCACGGGATACGCCCTGCTGAGTGCGCTGCGGATGCTCGGGTTCGAGCGATTCCGTGCGTGCGCGTCACCGACGTGCAACGGCGTGTTCGTCGACGTCAGCCGCGGGGGTCGACGGCGCTATTGCATGCCGGGTCTGTGCGGCAACCGCATCAACGTCGCCAACCACAGGCAGCGTAGAAACATGCTCGGCGACAAGTGA
- a CDS encoding VOC family protein has protein sequence MSIKLENVGIAVRDIEATIDFFTELGLTVLGRDTVKGEWADTAVDLDGNHAKIAVLQTPDGLGRIELFEYIHPDAIETTPTLPNEIGMHRIAFSVDDIDAALAIAARHGYFPLRGVANYEGVYKLTYLRGPSDILLMFAQSVAAPES, from the coding sequence ATGAGCATCAAGCTCGAAAACGTCGGCATCGCCGTCCGCGACATCGAAGCCACGATCGACTTCTTCACCGAGCTCGGCCTCACGGTCCTCGGCCGCGACACGGTCAAAGGTGAGTGGGCCGACACCGCCGTCGATCTCGACGGCAACCACGCCAAGATCGCAGTGCTGCAAACCCCGGACGGCCTCGGCCGTATCGAGCTGTTCGAGTACATCCATCCCGACGCCATCGAGACGACGCCGACGCTGCCCAACGAGATCGGCATGCACCGCATCGCCTTCTCGGTCGACGACATCGACGCCGCTCTGGCGATTGCAGCCCGCCACGGTTACTTTCCCCTGCGAGGCGTGGCCAACTACGAGGGCGTCTACAAGCTCACCTACCTCCGCGGGCCGAGCGACATTCTTCTGATGTTCGCCCAATCGGTTGCCGCACCCGAAAGCTAG
- a CDS encoding 2-isopropylmalate synthase, translating to MSAFPTLSTPAGPVPSDAPTWNRQRHSQMPSHRYRDVYSKVDIPLTERRWPDRRLAEAPLWVPVDLRDGNQALPEPMDPARKKQFFELMVAMGYKEIEVGYPSASQTDFDFVRLLAHTDLAPDDVTVVVFTPARRDLIERTVESIRGITNDVVIHMYTATAPTWREVVLGREANELRSLILSGAADVLELAGDLPNVRFEFSPEVFNLTEPDYVLDVCDAVTTAWDATQQRPVILNLPATVEVATPNVYADQIEYMNDNLARRDSVILSVHPHNDRGTGIACAELAVLAGAQRVEGCVFGNGERTGNVDIATLALNLHAQGTDPMIDFSDIDQIRRTVEYCNQLEIHPRHPYVGDLVHTAFSGTHQDAIKKGFSEHRTRALSEGRSEGEIEWRVPYLPIDPNDIGRSYDAVIRVNSQSGKGGIAYLLETGYGIELPRRLQIDLARHVQARTDSIGTELSAEQLWDIFRAEYIDVDDADVTLIGFDSHDDNGSADTCVTLKIDGTSFSTSHGGVGPVEALVDALAAHGRHVEILGLTQTSVRAGNDSDAVTMLEYRTAAGSGWAAGIDRSVLSATLDAVVRAANAVT from the coding sequence ATGTCTGCATTTCCCACCCTGTCCACTCCCGCTGGTCCCGTCCCCTCCGATGCGCCCACCTGGAATCGGCAGCGGCACTCCCAGATGCCGTCACATCGTTACCGTGACGTCTACTCGAAGGTCGACATTCCACTGACGGAACGTCGCTGGCCGGACCGACGGCTGGCCGAGGCACCGCTGTGGGTACCTGTCGATCTCCGCGACGGCAACCAAGCCCTTCCCGAGCCGATGGATCCTGCCCGCAAGAAGCAGTTCTTCGAGTTGATGGTTGCCATGGGCTACAAGGAAATCGAAGTGGGCTATCCGTCGGCATCGCAGACCGATTTCGATTTCGTGCGTCTGCTTGCCCACACCGATCTCGCACCCGACGACGTCACCGTGGTGGTCTTCACCCCGGCTCGACGTGACCTGATCGAGCGAACAGTGGAATCGATTCGCGGCATCACCAACGACGTCGTGATCCACATGTACACCGCGACCGCTCCGACGTGGCGTGAGGTGGTACTCGGCCGCGAGGCCAACGAGCTTCGCTCACTGATACTTTCGGGTGCGGCCGACGTTCTCGAACTTGCCGGCGACCTGCCCAACGTGCGGTTCGAATTCTCACCCGAGGTCTTCAATCTCACCGAACCCGACTATGTACTCGACGTCTGCGATGCCGTCACGACTGCGTGGGACGCGACGCAGCAGCGGCCGGTCATCCTGAATTTGCCTGCCACCGTGGAAGTGGCGACACCGAATGTCTATGCAGATCAGATCGAGTACATGAACGACAACCTTGCGCGGCGAGACAGCGTGATCCTCTCGGTGCATCCGCACAACGACCGCGGCACGGGAATTGCCTGTGCGGAGCTGGCAGTCCTGGCCGGTGCGCAACGGGTGGAGGGTTGTGTGTTCGGCAACGGTGAACGCACCGGAAACGTCGATATCGCCACTCTCGCACTCAATTTGCATGCACAGGGTACCGATCCCATGATCGACTTCTCCGACATCGACCAGATTCGCCGCACCGTCGAATACTGCAACCAGCTCGAGATCCATCCTCGGCATCCGTATGTGGGCGATCTGGTGCACACCGCCTTCAGTGGTACGCACCAGGACGCCATCAAGAAGGGTTTCTCCGAGCATCGCACGCGGGCGCTGAGCGAAGGTCGCTCCGAGGGCGAGATCGAATGGCGGGTACCGTATCTGCCGATCGACCCCAACGACATCGGTCGCTCGTACGACGCTGTCATTCGAGTGAACTCGCAATCGGGAAAGGGAGGAATCGCCTACCTTCTGGAAACCGGCTACGGCATCGAACTCCCGCGTCGCCTTCAGATCGACCTCGCCCGGCACGTGCAGGCCCGTACCGATTCGATCGGTACCGAACTGTCGGCCGAGCAGCTCTGGGACATCTTCAGGGCGGAGTACATCGATGTCGACGACGCCGATGTGACGCTGATCGGCTTCGACTCTCACGATGACAACGGTTCCGCCGACACCTGCGTCACACTGAAGATCGACGGCACGTCCTTCAGCACGTCACACGGGGGAGTCGGCCCGGTCGAGGCACTCGTCGACGCGCTGGCCGCCCACGGCCGTCACGTGGAGATTCTCGGCTTGACGCAGACCAGTGTGCGAGCCGGCAACGACAGTGATGCCGTCACGATGCTCGAATATCGCACTGCCGCAGGCTCTGGATGGGCGGCCGGGATCGATCGCTCCGTCCTGTCTGCCACCCTCGACGCGGTTGTTCGAGCCGCCAATGCGGTGACCTAG